Proteins encoded within one genomic window of Gloeobacter kilaueensis JS1:
- a CDS encoding DNA-directed RNA polymerase subunit beta, with protein sequence MEQPFHQPDGEAAIFQPDARATDRGREAAARTSSNWQQSIAIEERLGPPGSWPLLGVHSRSWIAFCNRQLPALLVQLGVLKTECGRWQLEFSGNLRWARTPGWSEIRRTEQSWRCRLEAECILNGISSWLHCGDLPMLGPEQTFWLDGVERVVIHQLLRAPGLYWESSQTDGRIRHLLQLLGERGAHLKIEAVGEKTTVRLGAHITVSTRQWREWLDCEDSGVEKQLASMYLGTYGRQRVNSRLAPFATRSLPLTQGLWMRWPDLELLWRAWSAWVRDTPPPDETDGLAHKILYPVGRQIGREVHRYLEIFARKWRSLCMPVKPVIQLDIGRVVAVFLKTSPTSQAVDQTNPLAALAHRRRVTLLGKGGLKKERVPDQARNVHPSHFGRLCPIDAGEGQSVGLRYHLARYVAVDEEGRLGTAVIDQQTGERAIIWSDEEHLTCIQPGVELSAGQLRAGTGARWAWPTPTAGFSASLVCTPFLEHTDAARAVMSAGHMGQAVAPWRVQVPLVLSGGEEPVARESGFNLYSPVDGKVERVCARQIQVSGQRLELIKFRPGNMRTSAKVQIHQRPVVEVGQYVEAGELLADGYASCGGILSLGANLWVGYLSYEGYNFEDGIVISERVVREGLLSAVMMKTHEVDLRRTELGDERFAASLLVDAPADATNAHLNPRTGLPFIGSKISNGRIIAGRLSPRKTRSELSGEEVLAEMLGYFGGRYRERHAVAGMGEEGTVIDVRIVTEDLPPDIIARAIITVAHRTQLEVGDKLSGRNGNKGIITLIAPEEDMPLLPDGTPLDILLNPLGVPSRMNLGQVYETQLGLCARVLGRSYTVSQFDEVYDDRSEDLLYRELEKARQVAPWILPGGRVWLRDGRTGETYDRPVCVGSQYILAAEHMVAKKEHARSEGAYDLVTGQPVAGRKAGGGQRIGEMEAWALMAHGAAFTLHEMMTVKSDDPESRLKCHHDLCMGKLPVLNRTGIPLAFEALIGELRSTALDLRFGKIK encoded by the coding sequence GTGGAACAGCCATTTCATCAGCCAGACGGCGAAGCAGCGATCTTCCAGCCAGACGCAAGGGCCACTGACCGGGGTCGGGAAGCGGCGGCTCGAACGAGCAGCAACTGGCAGCAGAGCATTGCGATCGAAGAGCGCCTTGGCCCACCGGGAAGCTGGCCGCTCCTGGGCGTCCATTCGCGTTCCTGGATAGCATTCTGCAATCGACAGCTACCGGCGCTACTGGTGCAGCTGGGGGTGCTCAAGACCGAGTGCGGTCGGTGGCAGCTGGAATTTTCCGGAAATTTGCGCTGGGCCAGGACACCCGGTTGGAGTGAAATCAGGCGCACAGAACAATCCTGGCGCTGCAGGCTGGAGGCAGAGTGCATCTTGAACGGTATCTCCAGCTGGTTGCACTGCGGAGACCTGCCGATGCTGGGACCGGAACAGACCTTCTGGCTGGATGGCGTCGAGCGGGTGGTGATCCACCAGCTGCTGCGCGCCCCTGGCCTCTACTGGGAATCGAGCCAGACGGACGGCAGGATCCGACACTTGCTGCAGCTACTGGGAGAACGGGGAGCGCATCTGAAGATCGAGGCAGTAGGCGAGAAGACCACTGTCCGGCTCGGGGCGCACATCACCGTCAGTACCCGGCAGTGGCGAGAATGGCTCGACTGCGAGGACAGCGGCGTCGAGAAGCAACTCGCTTCGATGTATCTGGGAACTTACGGCAGGCAGCGGGTGAATAGCAGACTTGCACCCTTCGCCACCCGGAGCTTACCGCTCACCCAGGGGCTATGGATGAGGTGGCCGGATCTCGAACTCCTCTGGCGCGCCTGGTCAGCCTGGGTGCGCGATACTCCGCCACCCGACGAGACGGACGGCCTTGCCCACAAGATCCTCTACCCGGTAGGCCGCCAGATCGGGCGGGAGGTGCATCGCTATCTCGAGATATTCGCCCGCAAGTGGCGGAGCCTGTGTATGCCGGTAAAGCCAGTGATCCAGCTGGACATCGGCAGGGTGGTGGCAGTGTTTCTCAAAACCAGCCCCACCTCCCAGGCGGTCGATCAGACCAACCCCCTGGCGGCTCTGGCGCATCGACGGCGCGTGACGCTGCTGGGCAAGGGTGGCCTGAAAAAAGAGCGGGTTCCGGATCAGGCCCGCAACGTACATCCGTCGCACTTCGGTCGCCTCTGCCCGATCGATGCTGGCGAGGGCCAGAGTGTCGGACTTCGCTACCACCTTGCCCGCTACGTCGCTGTGGACGAGGAGGGCCGTCTGGGTACAGCGGTGATCGATCAGCAGACGGGTGAGCGAGCGATTATCTGGAGCGACGAGGAGCATCTCACCTGCATACAACCAGGGGTCGAGCTGTCTGCTGGCCAGTTGCGAGCAGGCACGGGGGCGCGGTGGGCATGGCCGACACCGACCGCTGGATTCTCAGCTTCTTTGGTGTGTACACCGTTTCTGGAGCACACGGACGCAGCGCGGGCGGTGATGAGTGCCGGGCATATGGGTCAGGCAGTTGCTCCCTGGCGGGTTCAGGTGCCTCTGGTGCTGAGCGGCGGCGAGGAGCCGGTTGCGCGGGAGTCGGGCTTCAACCTCTACTCGCCCGTCGATGGAAAAGTCGAGCGGGTTTGTGCCCGGCAGATTCAGGTAAGCGGGCAGCGGCTGGAGCTGATCAAGTTCCGGCCCGGCAATATGCGCACGAGCGCCAAAGTGCAGATCCACCAGCGCCCGGTGGTCGAGGTTGGACAGTACGTCGAAGCGGGAGAGCTGCTGGCGGACGGGTACGCGAGTTGCGGCGGCATCCTCAGCCTGGGAGCCAACCTGTGGGTGGGCTATCTGAGCTACGAAGGCTACAACTTCGAGGATGGAATCGTGATCAGCGAGCGGGTTGTGCGCGAGGGCCTGCTCTCAGCGGTCATGATGAAAACCCACGAGGTCGATCTGCGGCGCACCGAACTGGGGGACGAACGCTTCGCGGCCAGCCTGCTGGTCGATGCCCCCGCCGACGCCACCAACGCCCATCTCAATCCCAGAACGGGCCTGCCCTTCATCGGCTCCAAAATCAGCAACGGGCGAATCATCGCGGGCAGGCTCAGCCCCCGCAAGACCAGAAGCGAGCTGAGCGGCGAGGAAGTACTGGCCGAGATGCTGGGCTACTTCGGCGGTCGTTACCGCGAACGCCACGCTGTTGCCGGTATGGGCGAGGAAGGCACAGTCATCGATGTGCGGATAGTCACCGAAGATCTGCCACCGGACATCATCGCCAGGGCGATCATCACCGTGGCGCACCGCACGCAGTTAGAAGTCGGCGACAAGCTCTCCGGTCGCAACGGTAACAAGGGCATCATCACTCTCATCGCCCCCGAAGAAGACATGCCGCTGCTACCCGACGGAACGCCCCTCGATATCCTCCTCAACCCGCTAGGTGTGCCTTCCCGCATGAACCTTGGTCAGGTCTATGAGACGCAACTGGGCCTGTGCGCCCGTGTGCTGGGCCGTTCCTACACGGTCTCGCAGTTCGACGAGGTGTACGACGACAGGTCCGAAGATTTGCTGTACCGGGAACTGGAAAAGGCTAGGCAAGTTGCTCCCTGGATTCTGCCTGGTGGACGTGTGTGGTTGCGTGACGGTCGAACCGGCGAGACCTACGACCGACCGGTCTGCGTCGGTAGCCAGTACATCCTCGCCGCCGAGCATATGGTCGCCAAAAAAGAGCACGCCCGCAGCGAAGGAGCCTACGATCTGGTGACCGGCCAACCGGTGGCCGGTAGAAAAGCGGGCGGCGGCCAGCGCATCGGCGAGATGGAAGCCTGGGCACTAATGGCCCACGGCGCAGCTTTCACCCTGCACGAGATGATGACCGTCAAATCCGATGACCCCGAGTCCCGTCTCAAGTGCCACCACGATCTGTGCATGGGGAAGTTGCCTGTTCTGAACAGAACAGGCATTCCGCTGGCTTTCGAGGCGCTGATCGGGGAGTTGCGCAGCACCGCTTTAGACCTGCGCTTTGGAAAAATCAAGTAA
- a CDS encoding endonuclease/exonuclease/phosphatase family protein yields MNQALRHWQRHFKLGLLSTGVGLLALCRAVGAATSSDVIINEFSQGSSGAKEWVEILVVTDNLNLQNHKLIDGNGSLSITLAGSGFASLRAGTLIVVYNGGDVDGTIVSDLSYNPTGGDYRLEVSSLNNSGSFAVTRTAGWSGTTGAFANGSSTDVPQLVDAQGTTFYSFPRTPTPNSAKFSAYSGGNTGDATLATNWTADAASSSATPGAPNPAGSNTSWITSLRSGTATRIHDIQGAAHLSPKNNQAVSNIPGIVTALRSNGFYLQDPTSDSDPATSEGIFVYTGSTPTVSVGSSLQVSGTVSEYVSGGSTSGNLSTTEIITPTITTLSTGNALPAATVIGSGGRIPPNLIIEDDATATGNVNTSGVFDPASDGIDFYESLEGMRVQINNAVVVGPTNSSGEIAVLGDNGSNASGRTLRGGIAIGATDFNPERLILSPSLVSNPPKLNVADRFNASIVGIVDYSSGNFKILNTAALPSVTVGGLTQESTALVGSTKQLTVAAFNLENFNTAAGSRIQTLASYIAKNLKAPDILSIEEIQDNSGPTDDGVVDASQTLAALTSAITSAGGPAYQYRQIDPINDQDGGQPGGNIRQVLLFNPARISFIDRPGGGSTVATTAATGSGGPQLTYSPGRIDPTNTAFSTSRKPLAGEFLFNGQHLFVIANHLNSKGGDTALFGAAQPPVLNSQPQRVSQATVINSFVSSILALDSQASIVVLGDLNDFEFSQPLLTLKGTTLTNLIEKVAANDRYTYIYEGNSQAIDHILVSPYLSTKAEIDIVHVDSEFVNQASDHEAVVARFTFP; encoded by the coding sequence GTGAATCAGGCTTTGCGACATTGGCAGCGGCACTTCAAACTGGGACTGCTCAGCACGGGAGTTGGGCTACTTGCTCTTTGTCGCGCTGTGGGGGCGGCCACCAGCAGCGATGTCATCATCAACGAATTTTCTCAAGGCAGCAGTGGGGCTAAGGAGTGGGTAGAGATCCTTGTCGTCACCGACAACCTCAACCTGCAAAACCACAAATTGATCGACGGCAACGGCTCGCTCAGCATCACCCTCGCCGGTAGCGGCTTTGCTTCTCTACGGGCCGGGACGCTGATCGTCGTCTATAACGGGGGCGATGTCGATGGCACGATCGTTTCTGACCTCAGCTACAACCCTACTGGCGGTGACTATCGCCTGGAAGTCTCCTCCCTCAATAACAGCGGCAGCTTTGCTGTCACCCGCACCGCCGGTTGGAGCGGTACCACGGGAGCCTTTGCCAACGGCAGTTCGACGGATGTTCCTCAACTGGTCGATGCCCAGGGCACGACCTTCTACAGCTTCCCGCGCACCCCCACACCAAACTCTGCCAAGTTCAGTGCCTACAGTGGCGGTAATACTGGCGACGCCACTCTTGCTACCAACTGGACCGCTGACGCCGCTTCCAGCAGCGCTACTCCCGGCGCACCGAACCCGGCTGGCAGCAACACCAGCTGGATCACCTCCTTGCGCTCAGGGACAGCAACGCGCATCCACGATATTCAAGGGGCAGCGCACCTCTCGCCCAAGAACAATCAGGCTGTGAGCAACATTCCTGGTATCGTCACAGCGCTACGCTCCAACGGCTTCTACCTGCAAGATCCCACTTCCGACAGCGACCCAGCCACCTCCGAGGGCATCTTTGTCTACACCGGCAGTACTCCCACCGTCAGCGTCGGCAGCTCGCTTCAGGTAAGCGGCACCGTCAGCGAGTATGTGAGCGGCGGCAGCACCTCCGGCAATCTTTCGACCACCGAGATCATTACTCCGACAATCACCACGCTCTCTACGGGCAATGCCTTACCCGCCGCCACGGTGATCGGCAGCGGGGGACGCATTCCCCCGAACCTGATCATCGAGGACGACGCCACTGCCACCGGCAACGTCAACACTAGCGGTGTCTTCGACCCGGCGAGCGATGGCATCGACTTCTACGAGAGTCTCGAAGGGATGCGGGTGCAAATCAACAACGCCGTGGTGGTCGGCCCGACCAACAGCAGCGGCGAGATTGCCGTGCTTGGCGATAACGGCAGCAATGCCAGCGGACGCACCCTGCGCGGCGGTATTGCGATTGGAGCAACGGATTTCAACCCTGAGCGGCTGATTCTTTCTCCCTCCCTTGTCTCCAATCCCCCCAAGCTGAACGTCGCAGACCGCTTTAACGCGAGCATCGTCGGCATCGTCGATTACAGCAGTGGCAATTTCAAGATCTTGAATACGGCAGCACTTCCTTCGGTCACTGTGGGCGGCCTGACCCAGGAGAGCACTGCTCTGGTAGGAAGCACCAAGCAGCTGACCGTCGCTGCCTTCAACCTCGAGAACTTCAATACCGCCGCCGGCAGCCGCATCCAAACTCTGGCCAGCTACATCGCCAAGAATCTCAAAGCGCCTGATATTCTCAGCATCGAGGAGATCCAGGACAACTCCGGTCCCACCGATGACGGCGTCGTCGATGCGAGCCAGACTCTCGCTGCCCTCACCAGTGCCATCACCAGCGCCGGTGGTCCCGCCTACCAGTACCGCCAGATTGACCCCATCAACGATCAAGACGGCGGCCAGCCAGGCGGGAATATTCGTCAGGTGCTGCTATTCAATCCGGCACGGATCAGCTTCATCGACCGGCCCGGCGGCGGCTCCACCGTTGCGACAACCGCAGCAACGGGCAGCGGTGGTCCCCAGTTGACCTACAGCCCTGGCCGCATCGATCCGACCAACACAGCCTTCAGCACCAGCCGCAAACCGCTCGCCGGTGAATTCCTCTTCAACGGCCAGCATCTATTTGTCATTGCCAATCACCTCAACTCCAAAGGTGGCGACACGGCTTTGTTCGGTGCGGCCCAACCGCCGGTGCTCAACTCCCAGCCCCAGCGAGTCAGCCAGGCTACCGTGATCAACTCCTTCGTCAGCAGCATCCTTGCCCTGGATAGCCAAGCGAGCATCGTTGTGCTCGGGGATCTCAACGACTTCGAGTTTTCCCAGCCGCTGCTTACCCTCAAAGGCACCACCCTCACCAACCTGATCGAAAAAGTGGCCGCCAACGACCGTTACACCTACATCTACGAGGGCAACAGCCAGGCAATCGACCACATTCTGGTCTCTCCCTACCTGTCAACTAAAGCGGAAATCGACATCGTTCACGTCGATTCGGAGTTTGTCAATCAGGCCAGCGATCACGAGGCGGTGGTAGCACGCTTCACTTTCCCCTAA
- a CDS encoding DUF1257 domain-containing protein, translating into MSHFSSIKTRLNDADALVAALRELGLQLVVHAEAQPLQGYYGGSEGQSAEIIIPAAGLGTQADIGFARQGDGTFQLIWDLYEAERRYLPNSSLSFTQLPERLPALYARHLAIAVAHRKGHTVTAVEARADGGYTLRIQPRTVQSTTDKRRR; encoded by the coding sequence ATGAGCCACTTCAGTTCAATCAAGACCCGGCTTAACGACGCCGATGCCCTGGTCGCTGCCCTCCGTGAACTCGGCCTCCAACTGGTCGTTCACGCCGAAGCCCAGCCCCTGCAGGGCTACTACGGCGGCTCAGAGGGGCAGAGCGCTGAGATCATCATCCCGGCGGCTGGGCTGGGAACCCAGGCAGACATCGGCTTCGCCCGTCAAGGCGACGGCACGTTTCAGCTGATCTGGGATCTTTATGAAGCCGAAAGAAGGTACCTGCCCAACAGTTCCCTCTCCTTTACTCAATTGCCCGAACGGCTGCCTGCCCTCTATGCCAGGCACCTTGCTATCGCTGTTGCCCATCGCAAAGGCCATACCGTGACCGCCGTCGAGGCCCGCGCTGACGGCGGTTACACCCTCCGCATCCAGCCCCGCACCGTCCAGTCCACCACCGACAAGCGCAGGAGGTAA
- a CDS encoding DUF2997 domain-containing protein, producing MSNPNQPEIVIEIAPDGSVNLEALNFEGTACTETTAAYEQALGKVEARQFKPEYRRTHRRTNNTHRTQL from the coding sequence ATGAGCAATCCCAATCAGCCGGAAATTGTCATCGAAATCGCCCCGGACGGCAGCGTCAATCTCGAAGCTCTGAATTTCGAGGGAACTGCCTGCACCGAGACAACTGCTGCCTACGAGCAAGCTCTCGGCAAGGTGGAAGCCCGCCAGTTCAAACCGGAATACCGCCGGACGCACAGGCGGACTAACAACACCCACCGCACCCAGCTCTGA